One window from the genome of Halomicrobium zhouii encodes:
- a CDS encoding DUF7563 family protein — MSNCTHCGEHVSDRFARVFADADGEVRACPSCAANAGIAEVAKRRALEA; from the coding sequence ATGTCCAACTGCACTCACTGCGGCGAACACGTCTCCGATCGGTTCGCGCGCGTCTTCGCCGACGCCGACGGCGAAGTCCGCGCGTGCCCGAGTTGCGCCGCGAACGCGGGGATCGCGGAAGTCGCCAAGCGACGCGCGCTCGAAGCCTGA
- a CDS encoding RDD family protein has protein sequence MSATIAQRAADATSDRLVAYLIDFALLSGAAFVLWIIAAVVSSVLSFGAGMGMDAADPAAVTSGSLLATMAVNVVVYGVLWLAIGAILVWYFVYYADDGQTFGKRSQDVAVVSDDGAAPSKRQRWIRAGILLAPFPLMALLGAVLQGLGFVFAAFIMAVWLVIEAAVMFLSDDGQRIGDRAANTYVVGTDG, from the coding sequence ATGTCAGCAACGATCGCCCAGCGAGCGGCCGACGCCACGTCGGACCGGCTCGTCGCGTATCTCATCGACTTCGCGTTACTGAGCGGCGCCGCGTTCGTGCTGTGGATCATCGCCGCCGTGGTCAGTTCGGTGCTCTCGTTCGGTGCCGGTATGGGGATGGACGCGGCTGATCCCGCCGCGGTCACTAGCGGGTCCCTGCTCGCCACGATGGCGGTCAACGTCGTCGTCTACGGCGTGCTCTGGCTCGCCATCGGCGCGATACTGGTGTGGTACTTCGTCTACTACGCCGACGACGGCCAGACGTTCGGCAAGCGGTCCCAGGACGTCGCGGTCGTCAGCGACGACGGCGCCGCACCGTCGAAGCGCCAGCGCTGGATCCGGGCCGGTATCCTGCTCGCGCCGTTCCCCCTGATGGCGCTCCTCGGCGCCGTCCTGCAGGGACTCGGCTTCGTCTTCGCGGCGTTCATCATGGCCGTCTGGCTCGTCATCGAGGCCGCCGTCATGTTCCTCAGCGACGACGGCCAGCGCATCGGCGACCGGGCCGCGAACACCTACGTCGTCGGCACCGACGGCTGA
- a CDS encoding AI-2E family transporter, protein MPTRQQLLVLLAVVTGVLTLAILSRVLSTVFFAITVAYVLYPLREFLVGRGVNRRVAAALSTLVAFAAAAALAAPVIWSLYRRRAELLAFLRALPDAIEIGLFDTVYVVDLASAVVTIRQFVTAIAVDVAGETPELGLKLFLFALLVYALLLRPTATRTVVYRTVPDSYHDVVTRLHERIRDTLYAIYVLQGATALGTFLVAFVVFTLLGYDSAFALAALAGILQFVPIIGPSVVILTVAATDVFAGDVPGAIALTVVGLVFVGFLPDAVVRPQLAPYTAGIPGSLYFVGFTGGVLSVGLVGFIAGPLVVALFVESMDLLAAERGPRQKAVQ, encoded by the coding sequence ATGCCAACCCGTCAGCAACTACTCGTCCTCCTCGCGGTCGTGACGGGTGTCCTGACGCTCGCGATCCTCTCGCGGGTGCTCTCGACCGTCTTCTTCGCCATCACGGTCGCGTACGTCCTCTACCCGCTCCGGGAGTTTCTCGTCGGCCGCGGCGTCAACCGGCGGGTCGCGGCGGCGCTCAGCACCCTGGTGGCCTTCGCCGCCGCGGCGGCGCTGGCTGCCCCGGTGATCTGGTCGCTCTACCGGCGCCGCGCCGAATTACTCGCCTTCCTGCGGGCACTCCCCGACGCCATCGAGATCGGCCTGTTCGACACCGTCTACGTCGTGGACCTGGCCAGTGCCGTCGTCACGATCCGGCAGTTCGTCACCGCCATCGCCGTCGACGTGGCCGGCGAGACGCCCGAACTGGGCCTGAAGCTGTTCCTCTTCGCGCTGCTCGTCTACGCGCTCCTCCTCCGGCCGACGGCCACCCGGACCGTCGTCTACCGCACCGTCCCCGACAGCTACCACGACGTCGTCACACGTCTCCACGAGCGCATCCGCGACACCCTCTATGCCATCTACGTCCTCCAGGGTGCGACGGCGCTGGGCACCTTCCTCGTCGCCTTCGTCGTCTTCACGCTGCTGGGCTACGACTCCGCGTTCGCGCTGGCCGCCCTCGCCGGCATCCTCCAGTTCGTCCCCATCATCGGCCCGAGCGTGGTGATCCTCACCGTCGCCGCCACCGACGTGTTCGCGGGCGACGTCCCCGGCGCGATCGCGCTCACCGTCGTCGGCCTCGTCTTCGTCGGCTTCCTCCCCGACGCCGTCGTCCGCCCGCAGCTCGCGCCCTACACCGCTGGCATCCCGGGCAGCCTCTACTTCGTCGGCTTCACCGGCGGCGTGCTGTCGGTCGGCCTGGTAGGCTTCATCGCCGGCCCGCTCGTCGTGGCGCTGTTCGTCGAGTCGATGGACCTGCTCGCCGCCGAGCGTGGACCCCGACAGAAAGCCGTGCAGTGA
- a CDS encoding GIY-YIG nuclease family protein has protein sequence MSDDHFVYVLRCADESLYTGYTTDVERRVDEHDCGEGAKYTRGRTPVELVHVEAFGSRSAAMRREWEVKQLSRAEKEALVDGDAP, from the coding sequence GTGAGTGACGATCACTTCGTCTACGTCCTCCGGTGTGCCGACGAGTCGCTGTACACCGGCTACACGACCGACGTCGAGCGGCGGGTCGACGAACACGACTGCGGCGAGGGCGCGAAGTACACGCGCGGGCGGACGCCCGTCGAACTCGTCCACGTCGAGGCGTTCGGCTCCCGGTCCGCGGCCATGCGCAGGGAGTGGGAGGTCAAACAGCTCTCCCGTGCCGAGAAGGAAGCGCTCGTCGACGGCGACGCCCCCTAG
- a CDS encoding DUF7563 family protein — MPECQNCGNFVTADYARVFTPNGVDAPRVCPQCEDKIRDGASVREARSTRRG; from the coding sequence ATGCCGGAATGCCAGAACTGCGGCAATTTTGTAACGGCTGACTACGCACGGGTCTTCACGCCCAACGGGGTCGATGCGCCGCGGGTCTGCCCGCAGTGTGAGGACAAGATCCGAGACGGGGCGAGCGTCCGGGAAGCCCGGTCCACGCGTCGCGGATAG
- a CDS encoding pyridoxamine 5'-phosphate oxidase family protein — translation MDTDIEFAYTRGLDDEEVERYLRETPTGVLALADGDEAYAVPLVHEYRDGSLYFHLGDHPGSTKLSFADATTTATYVVHDAEPTDDPEALTSWSVLARGDLREVPDDDPAWDAVAINEAFEPLRIFDEAVEDVTVELWELQIESLTGRTT, via the coding sequence ATGGACACCGACATCGAGTTCGCGTACACGCGCGGACTCGACGACGAGGAGGTAGAGCGGTACCTGCGCGAGACGCCGACCGGCGTGCTCGCACTGGCCGACGGCGACGAGGCCTACGCCGTGCCGCTGGTCCACGAGTACCGGGACGGGTCGCTGTACTTCCACCTGGGCGACCATCCGGGGAGCACGAAGCTGTCGTTCGCCGACGCGACGACCACGGCGACGTACGTCGTCCACGACGCCGAACCCACGGACGACCCCGAGGCGTTGACGTCCTGGAGCGTCCTCGCCAGGGGAGACCTCCGGGAGGTCCCCGACGACGACCCGGCGTGGGACGCGGTCGCGATCAACGAGGCGTTCGAACCGCTCCGGATCTTCGACGAGGCTGTCGAAGACGTGACCGTCGAGCTGTGGGAGTTACAGATAGAGTCGCTCACCGGGCGGACTACCTGA
- a CDS encoding DUF7090 family protein: MEYTLAIDGAPETIPGGTGVLLLHPSTGETDRIDTDFLSTDTDNLLAVSTRTSAREVEQKLEYYEVDEDRATILDTISIERGYTRRASENLRYVASPDDWEGIVDEVETFLESHDGKLRISFDSLTELIYYADEDRAERAVEEILDLLATHDAVGLFHLAKGVHDEATVDRFRDLFDGVVELAEDDTTTADF, translated from the coding sequence ATGGAGTACACGCTCGCCATCGACGGGGCGCCGGAGACGATTCCGGGCGGCACGGGCGTCCTGTTGTTGCATCCGAGTACGGGCGAGACCGACCGCATCGACACGGACTTTCTGAGTACGGACACCGACAACCTGCTGGCCGTCTCGACGCGGACCTCCGCCCGCGAGGTCGAGCAGAAACTGGAGTACTACGAGGTCGACGAGGACCGGGCGACCATCCTCGACACCATCTCCATCGAACGGGGCTACACCCGCAGGGCCTCTGAGAACCTCCGCTACGTCGCCTCGCCGGACGACTGGGAGGGCATCGTGGACGAAGTCGAGACGTTCCTGGAGAGTCACGACGGCAAACTCCGGATCAGCTTCGACTCGCTGACGGAACTCATCTACTACGCCGACGAGGACCGCGCCGAACGGGCCGTGGAAGAGATTCTGGACCTGCTGGCGACCCACGACGCCGTCGGCCTGTTCCACCTGGCGAAGGGCGTCCACGACGAGGCGACGGTCGACCGGTTCCGCGACCTGTTCGACGGCGTCGTCGAACTCGCCGAGGACGACACGACCACCGCCGACTTCTGA
- a CDS encoding DUF7534 family protein produces the protein MSSALPTALRQFGTSAPTVVVVMGAASVGLLACLSLLFVYWVYLDAGDRGSDRPRLWALCTLVVLPASGLYFVLAGRIGERQEPVTARKRLVETALIAGCAGVFLTFLFAPPDPFVQLTSIPASLVLTFPAAYLLWYRRGLGRLRSVG, from the coding sequence ATGTCATCGGCCCTGCCGACTGCCCTCCGCCAGTTTGGGACGTCGGCGCCGACAGTCGTGGTCGTGATGGGCGCGGCCAGTGTCGGCCTCCTCGCCTGTCTGTCCCTGCTGTTCGTGTACTGGGTCTACCTTGACGCGGGTGACCGGGGCAGCGACAGGCCTCGTCTCTGGGCGCTCTGTACGCTCGTCGTCCTCCCCGCGAGTGGCCTCTATTTCGTCCTCGCCGGTCGGATCGGCGAGCGCCAGGAGCCAGTAACGGCTCGGAAGCGACTGGTCGAGACGGCGCTGATCGCCGGCTGTGCTGGAGTGTTCCTCACGTTCCTCTTCGCACCACCAGACCCGTTCGTTCAGCTCACTTCCATCCCCGCGTCGCTCGTCCTCACATTTCCCGCCGCGTATCTCCTCTGGTACCGTCGCGGGCTCGGACGGCTCCGTTCAGTCGGCTGA
- the glmM gene encoding phosphoglucosamine mutase, with protein MFGTSGIRGPVGDEVTASLALSVGRAVGVDADRVVVGRDPRESGEFLADALAAGLRESGTDVVDLGLAATPTVGRAVAWESADVGVSVTASHNPPQDNGIKLWQPSGQAFDADLREQISGRIREEAAELVAWDAVGERRAADASERHVAALTDAVALADPPAVVVDLGNGAGGVTVEALTRLGCDVETLNAQPDGSFPGRPSEPTAENCQSLSTLVGYTDASLGIAHDGDADRLRAASADGTYLSGDELLAIFAADAAEPGDAVAVPVDTSLAVADYLAERDVDVTYTPVGDVYVADAASEPGVAFGGEPSGAWIWPEETLCPDGPLAACKLVALDAERSLADRVADVPEYPIRRDSVEVDDKTGVMERVSARVADEFEDVSTLDGVRVDLGDAWFLLRASGTQPLVRITAEARERSRADDAFERARSVLDASRD; from the coding sequence ATGTTCGGGACCAGCGGAATCAGGGGACCGGTCGGGGACGAGGTCACCGCGTCGCTCGCGCTCTCGGTCGGCCGGGCGGTCGGCGTCGACGCGGACAGGGTCGTCGTCGGCCGGGACCCGCGCGAGTCGGGCGAGTTCCTCGCAGACGCGCTCGCGGCCGGCCTGCGCGAGTCGGGCACTGACGTCGTCGACCTGGGGCTGGCGGCCACGCCGACGGTCGGCCGCGCGGTGGCCTGGGAGTCGGCCGACGTCGGTGTCTCGGTGACGGCCTCCCACAACCCCCCGCAGGACAACGGTATCAAGCTCTGGCAGCCCTCCGGCCAGGCGTTCGACGCCGACCTGCGAGAGCAGATTTCGGGGCGCATACGCGAGGAGGCGGCCGAACTGGTCGCCTGGGACGCGGTCGGTGAGCGCCGGGCGGCCGACGCCAGCGAGCGCCACGTCGCCGCCCTGACCGACGCCGTGGCCCTGGCCGACCCGCCCGCCGTCGTCGTGGACCTGGGTAACGGCGCCGGCGGGGTGACGGTCGAGGCGCTCACGCGCCTGGGCTGTGACGTCGAGACGCTCAACGCCCAGCCCGACGGGTCTTTCCCCGGGCGCCCGAGCGAGCCCACCGCCGAGAACTGCCAGTCGCTGTCGACGCTCGTCGGCTACACCGACGCGAGCCTGGGCATCGCCCACGACGGCGACGCCGACCGGCTCCGCGCCGCGAGCGCGGACGGCACCTACCTCTCTGGCGACGAACTACTGGCAATCTTCGCGGCGGACGCCGCCGAGCCCGGGGACGCGGTCGCCGTCCCGGTCGACACCAGCCTCGCCGTCGCCGACTACCTCGCCGAGCGCGACGTCGACGTGACCTACACGCCTGTGGGGGACGTCTACGTCGCCGACGCCGCGAGCGAGCCGGGCGTCGCCTTCGGCGGCGAGCCCAGTGGTGCCTGGATCTGGCCCGAGGAGACGCTGTGTCCCGACGGCCCGCTCGCGGCCTGCAAGCTCGTCGCGCTCGACGCCGAGCGGTCGCTGGCCGACCGGGTCGCCGACGTGCCGGAGTACCCCATTCGCCGGGACAGCGTCGAAGTCGACGACAAGACTGGCGTGATGGAGCGGGTCAGCGCCCGCGTCGCCGACGAGTTCGAGGACGTGTCGACGCTGGACGGCGTCCGGGTCGACCTTGGCGACGCGTGGTTCCTCCTCCGGGCCAGCGGGACCCAGCCGCTCGTCCGAATCACGGCCGAGGCACGCGAGCGATCTCGGGCCGACGACGCCTTCGAACGGGCACGGTCGGTGCTCGACGCGAGCCGGGACTGA
- a CDS encoding DUF1931 domain-containing protein — protein MADLIVKAAVKEALNDMNVASDFYDSLDEEVEELLQDAARRADSNDRKTVQPRDL, from the coding sequence ATGGCAGACCTGATCGTCAAAGCCGCCGTGAAAGAAGCGCTCAACGACATGAACGTAGCCTCCGACTTCTACGACTCGCTCGACGAGGAAGTTGAGGAACTGCTCCAGGACGCCGCCCGGCGTGCCGACTCGAACGACCGCAAGACAGTCCAGCCCCGCGACCTGTAA
- a CDS encoding class I SAM-dependent methyltransferase, translated as MSAGDAFDEWARQGKDQGMEERHWHTAKHVLSQMPVEEGDTVLDLGSGSGYAGRALRETRGAGRTYGIDAAAEMVHNARSYTDDRHSGFLRGDFEHLPFADDSVDHCFSMEAFYYAEDPHAVLGELLRVLRPGGTFYCAVNRWEENVYSHEWEELVGVPMVLWSEREYRAAFREAGFHVAGQDRIPDEETEIPPETDFPTEDWETREAMVERYREYGTLLTVGVAP; from the coding sequence ATGAGCGCCGGCGACGCCTTCGACGAGTGGGCACGGCAGGGCAAGGACCAGGGGATGGAGGAGCGCCACTGGCACACGGCGAAACACGTACTCTCGCAGATGCCCGTCGAGGAGGGCGACACCGTGCTGGACCTCGGCAGCGGGAGCGGCTACGCCGGGCGGGCGCTCCGCGAGACTCGCGGCGCGGGCCGGACGTACGGCATCGACGCCGCGGCCGAGATGGTGCACAACGCCCGCTCGTACACCGACGACCGCCACTCCGGGTTCCTGCGCGGCGACTTCGAACACCTCCCCTTCGCCGACGACTCCGTCGACCACTGCTTTTCGATGGAGGCCTTCTACTACGCCGAGGACCCCCACGCCGTCCTCGGGGAACTGCTGCGGGTGCTCCGGCCCGGCGGGACGTTCTACTGCGCCGTCAACCGCTGGGAGGAGAACGTCTACTCCCACGAGTGGGAGGAGCTGGTTGGAGTGCCAATGGTGCTGTGGAGCGAGCGCGAGTACCGCGCGGCGTTCCGTGAGGCGGGCTTCCACGTCGCCGGCCAGGACCGCATCCCCGACGAGGAGACCGAAATCCCGCCCGAGACGGACTTTCCCACCGAGGACTGGGAGACCCGGGAGGCGATGGTCGAGCGCTACCGCGAGTACGGCACGCTGCTGACCGTCGGCGTCGCGCCCTGA
- the rpiA gene encoding ribose-5-phosphate isomerase RpiA — translation MKQGGSEAAKRRAGESAAERVADGQVVGLGTGSTAAHAIRAIGRRVDGGLDVTGVPTSFQSRELAREAAIPLAELDEVSVDLAIDGADQVADGQLVKGGGAAHAREKIVDAAADRFLVVADPTKEADVLDHPVPVEVLPSARTTVAEAVRELGGEPVLRRAERKDGPVVTDNGNLVLDCEFGEIDRPDELATDLSALPGVVEHGLFIDLADELHVGTEDGVTVRQLSGSE, via the coding sequence ATGAAACAGGGCGGATCCGAGGCGGCCAAGCGGCGGGCGGGCGAGTCCGCCGCCGAGCGCGTCGCGGACGGGCAGGTCGTCGGTCTCGGAACCGGGAGCACCGCGGCCCACGCCATCCGCGCCATCGGTCGACGGGTCGATGGGGGGCTTGACGTCACCGGCGTCCCGACCTCCTTCCAGTCGCGCGAACTGGCCCGCGAGGCGGCCATTCCGCTGGCCGAACTGGACGAGGTGTCGGTCGACCTGGCCATCGACGGCGCCGACCAGGTCGCCGACGGACAGCTCGTCAAGGGCGGCGGCGCCGCCCACGCCCGCGAGAAGATCGTGGACGCGGCCGCCGACCGCTTCCTCGTCGTCGCCGACCCGACGAAGGAGGCCGACGTCCTCGACCACCCCGTCCCCGTCGAGGTGTTGCCGAGCGCCCGCACCACAGTCGCCGAGGCAGTCCGCGAGCTAGGCGGCGAGCCCGTCCTCCGCCGGGCCGAACGCAAGGACGGCCCCGTCGTCACCGACAACGGCAACCTCGTGCTCGACTGCGAGTTCGGCGAAATCGACCGACCGGACGAGCTCGCGACCGACCTCTCGGCGCTCCCGGGCGTGGTCGAACACGGCCTCTTCATCGATCTCGCGGACGAACTCCACGTGGGCACCGAGGACGGCGTCACCGTCCGACAGCTCTCGGGCTCCGAGTGA
- the larB gene encoding nickel pincer cofactor biosynthesis protein LarB, whose protein sequence is MRDILDAVAAGDLSPAEAEAALAGYATGEAGRYDAAREERAGVPEAILSEGKTSEEVAELVQTALTTTGRAIATRLEDGDPAAIRERLAESHPDATLRWDDRSRWLVAHGPDYEPTRLDASVGVVTAGTSDAVPAGEAAMIAEEMGAEVYRVDDVGVASLTRTIDRLDELREQDVLIVAAGREGALPTVIAGLVDVPLIGLPVSTGYGHGGEGEAALSGMLQSCTALTVVNVDAGFTAGTQAGLVARRVADARRDDGDT, encoded by the coding sequence ATGCGCGACATACTCGATGCAGTCGCCGCGGGAGATCTCTCCCCCGCGGAAGCGGAAGCCGCGCTCGCCGGCTACGCGACGGGCGAGGCCGGTCGATACGACGCGGCGCGCGAGGAGCGGGCCGGCGTCCCCGAAGCGATTCTCTCCGAAGGAAAGACGTCCGAAGAGGTGGCGGAGCTGGTCCAGACGGCGCTGACGACGACTGGGCGAGCCATCGCGACGCGGCTGGAAGACGGCGATCCGGCGGCCATCCGCGAACGACTCGCGGAGTCCCATCCCGACGCCACGCTCCGGTGGGACGACCGGTCCCGGTGGCTGGTCGCCCACGGTCCCGACTACGAACCGACGCGGCTCGACGCCAGCGTCGGCGTCGTGACGGCGGGGACCTCAGACGCGGTTCCCGCCGGTGAGGCGGCGATGATCGCCGAGGAGATGGGCGCCGAGGTGTACCGGGTCGACGACGTCGGCGTCGCGTCGCTCACCCGGACGATCGACCGCCTCGACGAACTCCGCGAACAGGACGTGCTGATCGTCGCGGCGGGGCGCGAGGGGGCGCTTCCCACGGTCATCGCCGGCCTCGTCGACGTCCCCCTTATCGGGCTCCCCGTCTCGACCGGCTACGGCCACGGCGGCGAGGGTGAGGCCGCGCTTTCGGGGATGCTCCAGTCCTGTACCGCACTCACGGTGGTCAACGTCGACGCCGGATTCACCGCGGGCACGCAGGCCGGGCTCGTCGCCCGGCGTGTCGCCGACGCACGGCGGGACGACGGAGATACCTGA
- a CDS encoding phosphoglucomutase/phosphomannomutase family protein, giving the protein MTDDEARADAIAFGTDGWRATLDEFTDDRVRMVGQAVATYLRDQGETAPVAVGYDAREHSRGFAEELARVLCANGFDVVLPERDAPTPVVAWTVRDRDLAGALMITASHNPPEYNGVKFVPGDGAPALPDVTDDVVANLAEPESLPDEEWGDVEETDLVGPYLDHALAFVDDLRAGGRDLSGLRVAYDAMHGSGRGVTDRLLERAGADVERLRCEQDPEFGGGAPEPVAERAEELTETVTSGDADLGVINDGDSDRVAIVTPERGFLDPNLFFASVYDDLLSGASGDVVRTVSTSSIVDRVAEAHGQSVHETAVGFKWVAAAMGEHDALMGGEESGGFGVSAHLRNKDGVLVALLAAAAAAEEPLDDRVDALLSEHGEIHQGRVSVDCPDDRKATVLQKLEADLPESVAGEGVADVSTVDGFKMTLADGTWVLVRPSGTEPKLRVYAEAGSEARVDELLDAGRDVVEPLV; this is encoded by the coding sequence ATGACCGACGACGAGGCGCGCGCCGACGCCATCGCGTTCGGCACCGACGGCTGGCGCGCGACGCTGGACGAGTTCACCGACGACCGCGTGCGGATGGTCGGCCAGGCGGTCGCGACCTACCTGCGGGACCAGGGAGAGACGGCGCCGGTCGCCGTGGGCTACGACGCCCGCGAGCACTCCCGCGGGTTCGCCGAGGAACTGGCCCGCGTCCTGTGTGCCAACGGCTTCGACGTGGTCCTGCCCGAGCGCGACGCGCCGACGCCGGTGGTCGCCTGGACGGTGCGGGACCGCGACCTGGCCGGCGCGCTGATGATCACCGCCTCCCACAACCCGCCGGAGTACAACGGCGTGAAGTTCGTCCCCGGCGACGGGGCGCCGGCGCTCCCCGACGTCACCGACGACGTCGTGGCGAACCTCGCCGAGCCAGAGAGCCTGCCAGACGAGGAGTGGGGCGACGTCGAGGAGACGGACCTCGTCGGGCCGTACCTCGACCACGCGCTGGCGTTCGTCGACGACCTGCGGGCGGGCGGCCGTGACCTCTCGGGGCTCCGCGTCGCCTACGACGCGATGCACGGCAGCGGCCGCGGCGTCACCGACCGGTTGCTCGAACGGGCCGGCGCCGACGTCGAGCGCCTCCGCTGCGAACAGGACCCCGAGTTCGGCGGCGGCGCGCCCGAACCGGTGGCCGAGCGAGCCGAAGAACTCACGGAGACGGTCACCTCGGGCGACGCCGACCTGGGCGTCATCAACGACGGCGACTCCGACCGGGTCGCCATCGTCACGCCCGAGCGCGGCTTCCTCGACCCGAACCTCTTCTTCGCGTCGGTGTACGACGACCTGTTATCCGGCGCATCCGGCGACGTCGTCCGCACCGTCTCCACGAGCAGCATCGTCGACCGCGTCGCGGAGGCCCACGGCCAGTCCGTCCACGAGACGGCGGTCGGGTTCAAGTGGGTCGCCGCGGCGATGGGCGAGCACGACGCGCTGATGGGCGGCGAGGAGTCCGGTGGCTTCGGCGTCAGTGCCCACCTCCGGAACAAGGACGGCGTCCTCGTCGCGCTGCTGGCCGCGGCCGCCGCGGCCGAGGAGCCCCTGGACGACCGCGTCGACGCGCTGCTTTCCGAACACGGCGAGATTCACCAGGGCCGCGTCAGCGTCGACTGCCCGGACGACCGGAAGGCCACCGTCCTGCAGAAACTCGAAGCCGACCTCCCCGAGTCGGTGGCCGGCGAGGGCGTCGCCGACGTCTCGACGGTGGACGGGTTCAAGATGACGCTGGCCGACGGGACGTGGGTGCTGGTCCGCCCCTCCGGCACCGAGCCGAAGCTCCGGGTGTACGCCGAGGCCGGGAGCGAAGCGCGCGTCGACGAGCTGCTCGACGCCGGGCGCGACGTCGTGGAGCCGCTGGTCTGA
- a CDS encoding DUF2391 family protein, whose protein sequence is MARAPRFKLADTAQQIVGGFLLAGPFVVTEEVWVLAANMTWAHTLAVVGIVFGIGYGALYEADDDRDPDAEAEVAGVPLRFVSLMGVSFGSVAFLALAFTAPQTFLVEAGILTDPTTTEVLLTTLKAIAVGAIFSVVGAATADSVF, encoded by the coding sequence ATGGCTCGCGCGCCGCGGTTCAAACTCGCCGACACGGCCCAGCAGATCGTCGGCGGGTTCCTGCTGGCCGGCCCCTTCGTCGTCACCGAGGAGGTGTGGGTGCTCGCGGCCAACATGACCTGGGCCCACACGCTCGCGGTCGTCGGCATCGTCTTCGGCATCGGCTACGGCGCGCTGTACGAGGCCGACGACGACCGGGACCCCGACGCCGAGGCGGAGGTCGCCGGCGTCCCGCTGCGATTCGTCTCCCTGATGGGCGTCTCCTTCGGCTCCGTCGCCTTCCTCGCACTGGCCTTCACCGCACCCCAGACGTTCCTCGTCGAGGCCGGGATCCTCACCGACCCCACGACCACCGAGGTCCTGCTCACCACGCTCAAGGCCATCGCCGTCGGCGCTATCTTCAGCGTCGTCGGCGCCGCGACGGCCGACAGCGTGTTCTGA
- a CDS encoding GNAT family N-acetyltransferase, giving the protein MRVREADPGEVAAVRNVLDGAALAVDHDLLRECLDQGAVLVATSTDSSSDDTAETDATVLGALVLDGDRIDAVAVRRNRRGQGIGTELVEAAAARRDRLVAEFDAGVRPFYERLGFDVEPTADPDRYRGLWTPERP; this is encoded by the coding sequence ATGCGGGTCCGCGAGGCCGATCCCGGCGAGGTCGCGGCCGTCCGCAACGTCCTCGACGGCGCCGCGCTAGCGGTCGACCACGATTTACTCCGCGAGTGTCTCGACCAGGGCGCCGTCCTCGTGGCGACGAGTACGGACAGTAGCAGCGACGATACGGCTGAAACGGACGCCACCGTCCTCGGCGCGCTCGTCCTCGACGGGGACCGGATCGACGCCGTCGCGGTCCGGCGGAACCGTCGCGGGCAGGGGATCGGAACCGAACTGGTCGAGGCCGCCGCCGCCCGCCGAGACCGCCTCGTCGCCGAGTTCGACGCCGGCGTCCGGCCGTTCTACGAACGGCTGGGGTTCGACGTCGAGCCGACGGCCGACCCAGACCGATACAGGGGCCTGTGGACCCCGGAACGGCCCTGA